A genomic stretch from Aedes albopictus strain Foshan chromosome 2, AalbF5, whole genome shotgun sequence includes:
- the LOC115258698 gene encoding putative nuclease HARBI1 yields MEIIDCLSSSSDDSEDSDSEMFFNVFFPSSCPQEKKVRVANFVEDVIDRYNDKQFRDQFRMNRSTADYLINKYESSSFGCINDGRGRKGIPPKTQILAFLWFSANKDSYREVCNLFNMAESTFFSHLNDVLDFFYDISKQYIHFPDTDEGKERLAAGFEKISKLSNVIGCIDGSYVSIRKPANKIRSTYINRHDMVSITLQGVCDAEKKFLDVCVGSPSKIHDSRIFSLSPLSDDLPQICNGRFHLLGDAAYPLREYLLTPYRDDGRLTRKKRKYNLNHAQTRVKIENAFSLLKTRFRQLMRLDFFTVERMCKFVMACCVLHNICISMNDYFEIDDDITQQESSVNQSRNPVQPNDPDVRSSALRRLGEIKRDNIADSLQ; encoded by the exons ATGGAAATAATAGATTGCCTGTCAAGCTCATCGGATGACTCGGAGGATTCGGACTCCGAAATGTTCTTCAACGTCTTTTTTCCATCGAGTTGCCCCCAGGAGAAGAAAGTGAGAGTGGCCAATTTCGTTGAGGATGTCATCGATAGGTACAACGATAAACAG TTTCGTGACCAGTTTAGAATGAACAGGAGCACCGCAGATTATCTGATCAACAAGTACGAATCATCATCTTTTGGCTGCATTAATGATGGAagaggaaggaaaggaattcctccgaaaacgcAAATATTAGCTTTTCTGTG gttCAGCGCAAATAAAGATTCATACAGGGAAGTGTGCAATTTATTCAACATGGCTGAATCAACATTTTTCAGTCATTTGAATGATGTGTTGGACTTCTTTTACGATATCTCCAAACAGTATATACATTTTCCGGATACTGACGAAGGCAAAGAACGTTTGGCAGCAGGATTTGAAAAG ATTTCCAAATTATCGAATGTCATTGGTTGCATTGATGGATCTTACGTATCAATTCGAAAACCTGCAAATAAGATTCGGTCAACTTATATCAATAGACATGATATGGTATCCATAACTCTTCAAGGCGTGTGTGATGCAGAGAAAAAGTTTCTGGATGTTTGTGTAGGATCACCCAGCAAAATACACGATTCGAGAATTTTTTCCCTATCACCACTTAGCGACGATTTACCACAAATATGCAACGGAAGATTCCACCTGCTAGGTGATGCCGCATATCCTCTTCGCGAATATTTGTTGACACCGTACAGGGATGATGGACGACTGACTCGAAAAAAGCGAAAGTACAACTTGAACCACGCTCAGACTCGAGTTAAAATAGAAAATGCCTTCAGTTTACTGAAAACTCGATTTCGACAATTGATGCGGCTGGACTTTTTCACTGTGGAGAGAATGTGCAAGTTCGTCATGGCATGTTGCGTATTGCACAACATTTGCATAAGCATGAATGACTACTTTGAGATTGACGACGATATTACACAGCAGGAAAGCAGTGTGAATCAATCCAGGAATCCTGTGCAACCTAACGACCCAGATGTACGAAGTTCAGCTCTCCGAAGACTTGGAGAAATAAAGAGAGACAACATTGCAGATAGTCTTCAATGA